CGAAGCACTGACACAGGATTCGAGAATTACCGGCGTCAGCGATTTCGTATTTGACTATGAGGGCAGGAAGATCCGCGCTGCCTTCAGGGTCAGCACTATCTATGGCGATATTGATGCAGAAAAGGCGGTGACTATTTAATGTACGAGGATGTTACATTTGAATCTATCCTTAAGCGGATGCTGAGCAATGTCAAAGAACAGGATTCTAACATCGACACCAGAGAAGGCAGCGTTATTTACAGTGCTCTCGCCCCGGCTGCCGTCGAGCTTCAGAATATGTATATCGAGCTCGATTCTATCATGGACGAGACTTTTGCAGACACGGCATCTAGAGATTATCTTATCAGGCGCTGCGCCGAGAGGGGCATTGCACCCACGCCCGCCACAGTTTCGATCATTAAGGCGGAGTTTAAAAACGGCAATGCCCATATGGATGTTCCTATCGGGTCAAGATTCTCACTGGGAATGCTTAATTTCACGGTTTCCGAAAAGGTCTCGGACGGGATATTCTATCTTGTCTGCGGGACTGCGGGAACCGCTGGAAATGATACGGCTGGCGCTTTGATACCCGTCGATTATATCGACGGGCTTTCGACCGCCGACGTTTTGGAATTATCCATCCCAGGCGAGGACGAGGAGGATACCGAGGCTTTACGAAAACGCTATCTGAACAGCATCCAAGCCGCGGCTTTCGGCGGAAATATTTCCGATTACAAACAGAAAACGGTCGCGCTTGACGGCGTTGGCGGCGTTAAGGTCACTCCCGCTTGGAATGGCGGCGGCACTGTTAAGCTTGAAATCATCGATTCTCAGTTTAAAAAGCCGAGTGCAGAGCTTATCAGCTCTGTTCAGCAGGCTATCGACCCGCAAAGCTCAGGCACCGGCGCCGGCAT
The genomic region above belongs to Bacillota bacterium and contains:
- a CDS encoding baseplate J/gp47 family protein, which produces MYEDVTFESILKRMLSNVKEQDSNIDTREGSVIYSALAPAAVELQNMYIELDSIMDETFADTASRDYLIRRCAERGIAPTPATVSIIKAEFKNGNAHMDVPIGSRFSLGMLNFTVSEKVSDGIFYLVCGTAGTAGNDTAGALIPVDYIDGLSTADVLELSIPGEDEEDTEALRKRYLNSIQAAAFGGNISDYKQKTVALDGVGGVKVTPAWNGGGTVKLEIIDSQFKKPSAELISSVQQAIDPQSSGTGAG